A region from the Pelobates fuscus isolate aPelFus1 chromosome 3, aPelFus1.pri, whole genome shotgun sequence genome encodes:
- the LOC134600878 gene encoding small nuclear ribonucleoprotein E-like, translated as MAYRGQGPKVQKVMVQPINLIFRYLQNRSRIQVWLYEQVNMCIEGCIIGFDEYMNLVLDDAEELHLKTKARKQLGRIMLKGDNITLLQSVMT; from the coding sequence ATGGCATACCGGGGACAGGGGCCGAAGGTCCAGAAAGTGATGGTCCAGCCCATCAACCTTATTTTCAGGTATCTACAGAATAGGTCACGAATTCAAGTGTGGCTGTATGAACAGGTGAACATGTGTATAGAAGGATGCATCATTGGATTTGATGAGTATATGAATTTAGTTTTGGATGATGCAGAAGAACTCCACTTGAAAACAAAGGCTCGCAAGCAACTTGGCCGTATTATGCTGAAAGGAGACAACATCACATTGTTGCAAAGTGTCATGACTTAA